ggataaaaagtagcctatgtgctaatccaggatattatttatctccattccaaatttcagccaaatccgtccagtagtttttgcgtgaaggagtaacaaacatacacacacacacacacacacacacacacacacatacaaactttcgcctttataatattagtgtgatacatggTTTTTATCCGGGATAAGCGTCTACCTTTGAGGAAACTTTTACAGCATAAAAAGCATGTTGATAAAAAAACCTTGACATAATGCGGTTTTTGAAATGACCgattaataaattaatggtCAGGGAGAGATACCCTCAGTAATGGGGAATATGGTTAAAAGAGCTAGAGCAACCATTGAATGTTTAATTTTCAGCCCTGAAAATAATGTGTACTACAGCGCTTACGGAGGGGAAGTACAAAGCACAAATGTGCAGCAATTAGGAACGCACCGATTAGTGCCGCCTCACGTGCAGACCTACTCgtcaaatgtaatttttttaaattttcattaaataaaaaatttaagtaatgTGTTGCAACGTGTCGCGTATTATATCTACTTAGCTTCTGGCATCATCATCGTAATATCTGTACCTATTCATTATTATAAAGTCAGCATaccgtgtctgtctgtttgtatgcaCTAATCTCAAGAAACGCTGTACAGTTTCACCAATCTATAGAACGTTTTTCGGAGAAGTCTACCAAATAAATAAGCAGAGATCGCCTAGTTTGtctaataataaatgattttcattggataaaaatttaaaacttttcagGTCATTCAGGCACAAGGTCAAATTGTATCTGGCATTGATCCTCGGTATTTAGCTGAATATGCCGATAATAATGCTGCATATTTGCAAACTATGCATGGAGTCAATACACCCTCACCGGCAGAGGTTACCACATTTGGTAGTGATTATCAAAATCGCAATTTTATTGGTGCTGTAACCTATAATCGTAATTTCAATAAAACTCAAGCAAATAATCAAAATTTCAACAGAGTTGAGGCTAATAATCACAATAATTTCAATAGAGTTGAAGCAAATAGtaatatgaataataatcaAATGAATAATGCAAATTTCAATGGGGCTCAAATAACAAATCCCAATTTCAATGAAACAGGAGTGAATAATCACAGTTTCATcaaaaatgaaacaaataatCAAAACTTCAATAGAGTTggtataaataataacaatttcaatAGAGTTGAAGCTAATAATCGCAATGTGAACAAAAATTACAACGTAGCTCAAACTACAACTAATCCCAGTTTCAATGGAGCTAACTTGAATACTtccaatttcaataaaaatgaaatggCCAATCCAAACTATAATAGAGCTGatgcaaataataatttcaatagagttcaaaataataataatcaaagtaaTTTCAATAGAGGACAAAATAATAATCGTAATTTCAATGGAGCTGGAACAATTAATCAACATTTCAAAGGAGCTGAGAAGAACGAAAATAAACTTAGTGTGCCTCAAATAATGCCAAATGGTTAGCATTTTTTACTTTTCATTACAACttgataaaacattttataatattacgttaGTGAAAATTTACGAAGATATATTTTTCATAGTATttataataactagatgatactcacgtcttcgtccacgtgaatttaggtttttaaaaatactatgggaactctttgatttttcaggacaaaaatTAGTCTATGTCTGTCCCCAAGATATATAAGccacctctgtacctttcgtcaaaatttgTTAAACTCATGGGCTGTAAAAAGTTAGCTATTTCGCACTTGAAATCATGACTTCTTTTTTCATTCAAAAAGAAGTTTTTATTTCAACTACGAAATACTGAGGTCGCTCCTGAAAAATGACGAATTTAAGTTGCTTTCCTCTTTCACTGGGGGCACTGAAATATCGACTCGTCTTATTATACCTTTATATTTTAAGAACGAATACAATTCCGTACTTTGCATTTCAGTAGCTTCCAAGAAACAAACTGAAATTGATTTATCGAAGCACGAACTACAGAACCAAGTTAAAACTCGGGGGGAGAAActaaaagtaagtacctatcaatGTGTTACACGAACTTTTCATGCGAATTGCGAAATTCAGAAGGAGATAGGTACAGTTTATTTGGAACTAGATAATGACGTCACTTCTTACGCGTGGATTTCAGGTTTTTAAACACTGTGGAAACTATGAATTTCCGGGAGCCTTTGTccgtcttcgggatgcaagctatctctgtccccattaaaatcggttaagaagGTAGGACATCAGAAGgtaacagactgacagacagacattcgaTTTCGCTTTTGTAAtatgtattaagtatattatattagattGTATTTTACGATATTAAAAGTAAGGAGGTACCACAGAATCCAGAATACGTGTAGAAGTGTTAAACGAGCTGAAATTGTAAGGGCCGTCTATGCATTTTTAATGCAGTTCAATATTGTTAAGTAGGCAAGTATGACAATTTTTGCAGTCAAAGTGTTGGGTACAATAGAACAATGGTTCTATGTAACTTTGTAATAAAGTGGAAAACTGTGTTAAACTTTACAGTCGACTTGAAAGATTTGACCTAAATTCATATTGTAAAAGCTTGTAACTCTGAACACAACTATGTATGGGAGCTTGGGAGCACAAAGACGATACGATGTCCTGATATTCAAGACAGCAATTAGAACTACTAAGTTAAATGGAtgaaaaactaacagacagacagacaacaattggttaaaaaaaaactttagcaAGTAAGAGAAAATGGGTAGGAACAACAATAATTAAGTAGTTCTTCTTCGTGATATACTTGAACAGCTTTTACATGCACGAAACAAATGAGTTGAAAAGTTATTACGtactaaatttaattaattattaattaatatgccCGACCCGTCTATTGAAACTAATTAGCCGCGTGGAGCTGTATGGAAAACTGCTTCAATTTAGTTTTATGcgctataaattaaattaaaatctaggCGATCCTTACGCGTGACTTGGATCTTAATTAAATCTTTTGCACGTCGCTGTAATGGGCGGTTCCgtagaataatattatcttttgaGGATGTATAAGTTACTACTCAGACAAAATGTTTTTGCTTAACCTTTCTGATATCTGATACGAgccgctaaggtgtggaatgcccttccaggCTAAATATCTTCAAAGCaatagtaaataggcatcttctatacAAATGCGCTTAAACCTAGCCAGATAAGTTAGCCAGTGAGTGAAGTAAGGGCATATATTGACTAGttgatgcctacgacttcgatcgcttggatttaggctttaaaaatcccttgggaactttttcaattttccaggattaaaagtagcctatgcaaaaaaaCACGACgaattgcgacgtgattgaaggacacacgaacaaaccaataaaacaacaaataaatacattcgCCTTTATGATATGGGAGTGGTAATTTAAAGTGCTCTCCAAGATTTAGTAAAGGTAGAGGCCAGATTTAGACCACTTAAGCAACTGAGGTCAAGTTGTACAACCATCAAAATCAACTAATATGCTCTGTATTAACTAGGCTACGCTACCTTCAAAAGCTGTAAAAACGCGTATGTACAGGATGTTCCATAAAACGAAAACTTGAAGAAATTGCCCGTCATAAAAGTAATTGCAGCACTATTCTCCATTGTCGTCTAAGTAAAAGCGAGTGATTTTGTCCCAGTAAATAAATTTCATCGGGAAAGTAGAATGTATAACCAGCACATTCGACTAATATGCACTGCCTTAACTAGACCACGTTGCCCTTCAAAAGCTATAAAAACGCGTATGTACAGGGTGTTCCATAAAACGAAAACTTAAAGAAATTGCCCGTCATAAAAGTAAATGCAGCACTTTTCTCCATTGTCGTCTAAGTAAAAGCGAGTGATTTTGTCCCAGTAAATAGAGTTCATCGGGGAAGTAGAAGCCGGGCGGCGCGCGCAATATCCGTCTCCGACGTTTTGtctttaaaaaactataaaGCTTCCGTCGAACAATCCATGGCTTCTATCCTTAGTACGAGAATTTACATCTCGACCACGTTGATAGATTTTGAACAGAACCAGAGTCAAAtggatttaaatatatttagtttatttaattagatcCAGCgccctttattttatttattttatattctgaCAATAATTAACTGTTACAACATTCATAatagttaaaaatatgtttaaaataatattagtaggtactgtTACATCTATCAATTAAGTTTGGGCATTTACAGCATTGCAAAGGTATCTCTggttcaaattttttataataag
This genomic stretch from Maniola jurtina chromosome 15, ilManJurt1.1, whole genome shotgun sequence harbors:
- the LOC123872864 gene encoding putative uncharacterized protein DDB_G0289263; protein product: MDRYVVREQRSGGEFPEGNQMIAFSATSSRPGNNITIPENNVYYSAYGGEVQSTNVQQLGTHRLVPPHVQTYSSNVIQAQGQIVSGIDPRYLAEYADNNAAYLQTMHGVNTPSPAEVTTFGSDYQNRNFIGAVTYNRNFNKTQANNQNFNRVEANNHNNFNRVEANSNMNNNQMNNANFNGAQITNPNFNETGVNNHSFIKNETNNQNFNRVGINNNNFNRVEANNRNVNKNYNVAQTTTNPSFNGANLNTSNFNKNEMANPNYNRADANNNFNRVQNNNNQSNFNRGQNNNRNFNGAGTINQHFKGAEKNENKLSVPQIMPNVASKKQTEIDLSKHELQNQVKTRGEKLKELQKSGTRVFSGPVEKILKWHKSIQDIGAMVFYEIVGKCVTVRAGESCAKNLVVRDENGPAIQIVYYEIDFFLPELKPPCTVRVIGRMMPGTTRFQAFNVRPATGDDVATLPRRAAVAAHHVAKLSKEYGVEVLTLK